The nucleotide sequence AAATCATGGCGGCTCCCCTAGGCCCAACAGCCTCCCCCGCCGACCCAggctccctcctccaaaccccctcccaccacgaCACCGCGAGAAGACCTCCCCCACAGTAGTCAAAGAAGCGGACAAGttcacccactccctccGCATCTGgctcgtcttcctcgtcctctgcttcctctccttcatctccgcCATCGACGCAacaatcatcaccacctccctcccgaCGATAACCCACTCCCTCAACCACGGCTCCCCGGCTTCCAGTAACGACTA is from Podospora pseudopauciseta strain CBS 411.78 chromosome 5 map unlocalized CBS411.78m_5.2, whole genome shotgun sequence and encodes:
- a CDS encoding uncharacterized protein (antiSMASH:Cluster_6; COG:U; EggNog:ENOG503NW5M); its protein translation is MISQRNIRTSAPSSPELTSNHGGSPRPNSLPRRPRLPPPNPLPPRHREKTSPTVVKEADKFTHSLRIWLVFLVLCFLSFISAIDATIITTSLPTITHSLNHGSPASSNDYVWIANTYLFASTAP